One window from the genome of Nicotiana sylvestris chromosome 9, ASM39365v2, whole genome shotgun sequence encodes:
- the LOC104247931 gene encoding histidine-containing phosphotransfer protein 4-like, translating into MENQKQRQAAYLRRSLFDQGYIDDQFIHLEELQDDANPNFVEEVVNLFYTDSARLIRNIELALENGPYDFTRLDNMMYQFKGSSSSIGARRVKRQCCQFQEYCNAKNIEGCKNTFQGVKQEYNTLKTKLEAYFQMAREGSHYV; encoded by the exons ATGGAGAACCAAAAGCAACGCCAAGCTGCTTACTTGAGGAGAAGCCTCTTTGATCAG GGATACATTGATGACCAATTTATTCATCTTGAAGAATTGCAAGATGATGCAAACCCTAACTTTGTTGAAGAAGTTGTCAATCTATTTTACACAGATTCAGCCAGATTGATTCGCAATATTGAACTTGCACT GGAAAATGGACCTTATGATTTTACTAGACTGGATAATATGATGTACCAATTCAAGGGTAGCAGCTCAAG CATTGGTGCTAGAAGAGTAAAAAGACAATGTTGTCAGTTCCAGGAATACTGTAATGCCAAAAATATAGAAGG GTGCAAAAACACATTCCAAGGAGTGAAGCAAGAGTATAATACTCTAAAGACTAAGCTTGAGGCTTATTTTCAG ATGGCAAGAGAAGGTTCCCATTATGTTTGA
- the LOC138876935 gene encoding uncharacterized protein: protein MRRSRSANNLLPLDPEIERTFHRLRREVDARSRIERELDIVVQSQPIEMAGNEECAVIEIAMPSLANMTQAIVKPDITRHFDLKQYMVQLIQSTWLFVGLPHEDPQRHIQNFLEITDTYNYPNISKDNVRLTLFPFSLIGEAKEWLNKEPANSVCTWDDLARKFLIKFFPTNKTKILRSQILGFEQRASETLRQAWERYKKMLRDCPHPCLMDEVLDHTFVDGLDDASKINLYSACGGSCMARPYNEIQILLNNFTANDNNWQGEGDSRKAVKQKSAGLLELDEVSSMRADIAKLANQMTRMTMQQPHTMQHNRGPPNQHAQYGNSYNPNWRNHPNFSWGGNQQNQNQHRPQGSFNQLQRPPQQMEESTNDLLKKLLIDNQQLRIDFRNLERQMGQLSTNQKTRPAGALPSVIEKNPQVNAVTLRNGRELEEVPKKNKDKPIPEGELIPKVIHEPKNVAEIPDPYAKYIKDIVAHKRRLTEFETVTLTEECTSRVQNKLPQKLKDLGSFTIPVHIGNIDQLADKSIAHLEWVIEDVLLQIGKFIFPADFIILDYEADELVPIILGRPLLATGDAIIKVREGKMILRVDDEEAVFNVYKAIQLPRHYEELSMISVVEADE, encoded by the exons ATGCGAAGAAGTAGAAGCGCAAACAATCTCCTTCCTCTTGATCCCGAAATTGAACGAACATTTCACAGATTGAGGAGGGAGGTAGATGCTAGAAGTAGAattgaaagagagttggacatcgtAGTTCAATCACAACCAATTGAGATGGCAGGTAATGAGGAATGCGCGGTGATCGAAATCGCAATGCCCAGTCtggctaatatgactcaggctattgtgaagcctgatatcACTAGGCACTTTGATCTAAAACAATACATGGTGCAGCTGATCCAATCCACATGGCTATTTGTGGGCTTACCTCATGAAGACccgcagaggcacattcagaatttctTGGAAATTACGGACACTTACAATTATCCGAACATTTCCAAGGACAATGTCAGGCTGACACTTTTTCCTTTTTCACTGATCGGGGAAGCTAAGGAGTGGTTGAATAAGGAGCCAGCGAATTCAGTCtgcacttgggatgatctggcaaggaaattcttaatcaagtttttccctaCTAATAAAACAAAGATATTGAGGAGTCAAATTCTTGGGTTCGAACAACGAGCTAGCGAGACACTTCGTCAAGCATGGGAAAGGTATAAGAAGATGCTCAGAGACTGTCCTCATCCTTGCCTGATGGACGAGGTATTGGATCACACTTTTGTAGATGGGTTAGATGATGCTTCAAAAATAAATCTTTATTCAGCTTGTGGGGGTAGTTGCATGGCCAGACCGTACAATGAAATCCAAATCTTGCTGAATAACTTCACTGCTAATGATAATAACTGGCAAGGTGAGGGTGATTCACGAAAGGCAGTTAAGCAAAAATCAGCTGGGTTACTTGAGCTCGATGAAGTGTCATCCATGAGAGCCGATATTGCAAAGCTGGCCAATCAGATGACTAGGATGACAATGCAGCAGCCACATACAATGCAACAT AACAGAGGTCCACCGAATCAGCATGCACAATACGGGAATTCTTACAatccaaattggaggaatcatccgAACTTCTCATGGGGTGGAAATCAGCAGAATCAGAATCAGCATAGACCCCAAGGGAGTTTCAATCAGCTTCAGAGACCACCCCAACAAATGGAAGAAAGTACTAATGATTTGCTAAAGAAGttgttgattgacaatcagcaactcaggatcgacttcagaaatcttgaaaggcaaatggggcagttatcaacaaatcaaaaaactAGACCTGCAGGCGCTCTCCCCAGTGTTATAGAAAAGAACCCTCAAGTGAATGCAGTTACACTTAGAAACGGGAGGGAGCTAGAGGAAGTGCCAAAGAAAAATAAAGACAAGCCCATACCTGAGGGAGAGTTGATCCCTAAAGTGATTCACGAGCCAAAGAATGTTGCTGAAATCCCAGATCCA TATgctaagtacataaaagatatagtggctcacaagagaAGATTAACTGAATTTGAGACAGTGAcacttactgaggagtgcacttcaagggtccaaaataagctccctcaaaagcttAAAGATCTTGGCAGCTTCACGATTCCTGTGCAcattggtaatattgat CAGCTGGCTGATAAATCGATAGCACACCTTGAAtgggtgattgaagatgtgttgcTGCAGATTGGGAAATTCATCTTCCCTGCTGATTTCATTATCCTCGATTATGAGGCTGATGAattggttccaatcatattggggcgACCTCTCTTAGCTACTGGTGATGCAATTATCAAAGTGAGAGAGGGAAAGATGATTTTGAGGGTAGATGACGAGGAAGCAGTTTTTAATGTCTACAAAGCAATACAACTTCCCCGCCACTATGAGGAGCTCTCAATGATATCTGTTGTTGAGGCTGATGAGTAG